The sequence GCAATCCCTAAAACATCTTCCAATCGGTGTTTCGAATCAATCCAATTGCGCAAAATATCTTCACGTTTCCTAAATAACTGCGAACGGTGGTGCCAGCCGTGGAGTCCGATTTCATGCCCATTTGTCAACAATTCTCTTAGCAAAACTCGATTGCCGAGACTTCGGTCGGTTTGAACAAAAAACGTCCCCTTCACCTGAAATTTCTCAAGCGTAGCAAGTGCATACGGTGTGCCGGGATAAGCTGGACCATCGTCAAAAGTGATCCAAAGCTTACGTGAGGTTGTCTCAAAGCGGGATATCAAACCGGGCAGCAACCGATAATACCACCCGAATCGAAGGGGGTACTCGAAGTTCATGACGATGCAAACCCTCGACCGCTAGTCTTCTTCGGTTTCGGAAGCAATGCATAACTCAGTAAAAGCCACGGTTGCAACGGTACCCACACCAACCATGAGCGGCGGGTAAAAAATGGAAAGTACTTTTTCGTCTCTTGGTAATGAACGAAGTCGTTGAGATATTTCCCCAGAATTGTCAGTGCGCCTGCCAAACGAACATCGGCAAAAAATAAAGCAACCAACGCCGATCCCAAACCCAGCAGAGATAATGCAATGCCAGTTTGAATCAGTTTC is a genomic window of bacterium containing:
- a CDS encoding polysaccharide deacetylase family protein, encoding MNFEYPLRFGWYYRLLPGLISRFETTSRKLWITFDDGPAYPGTPYALATLEKFQVKGTFFVQTDRSLGNRVLLRELLTNGHEIGLHGWHHRSQLFRKREDILRNWIDSKHRLEDVLGIAITRFRPPYADPPLAGWQALRREGFLPIYLTWMLGDFVATLPTEHVIEQLMPQLSPGQIVVLHDGGPAPQIFEKILPLLLTALRDHNWQTMIPATETLR